The Persephonella sp. IF05-L8 genome contains a region encoding:
- the atpA gene encoding F0F1 ATP synthase subunit alpha: protein MSAIRAEEVAESLKKQLEEFEAKANLEEVGTVLQVGDGVARVFGLEKAMYGEMVEFENGKLGVAFNLEEDNVGIILLGDETGIEEGTIVKRTGKILEIPVGMGLVGRVVDGTGKPIDGKGPIEDIAYYSPVEKIAPGVVTRKSVHEPLQTGIKAIDAMIPIGRGQRELIIGDRATGKTTIAIDTILNQKGENVYCVYVAIGQKRAVVRQIVETLQKHGAMEYTTVVAATASDPATMQYIAPFVGCTIAEYFRDNGMHALIIYDDLTKHAYAYRQLSLLLRRPPGREAYPGDVFYLHSRLLERAAKLNDDLGAGSLTALPIIETQAGDVAAYIPTNVISITDGQIFLETDLFHKGVRPAINVGLSVSRVGGAAQIKAMKQVAGTLRLELAQFRELEAFVQFASELDKATQQQIARGQRLVELLKQPPNKPVPVEKQVAIIYAGTKGYLDDVPVNAIQKFEQEFYTFLDTEKPEVLEMIKAEKKLTDEIETKLKEAIEEFKKKVAF from the coding sequence ATGTCTGCAATAAGAGCTGAAGAAGTAGCTGAAAGCCTTAAAAAACAATTAGAAGAATTTGAAGCTAAAGCAAACCTTGAAGAAGTTGGAACAGTCCTCCAGGTCGGTGATGGTGTTGCAAGGGTATTCGGTCTTGAAAAGGCTATGTATGGCGAAATGGTTGAGTTTGAAAATGGAAAATTAGGTGTTGCTTTTAACCTTGAGGAAGATAACGTAGGTATTATTCTTCTTGGGGATGAAACTGGAATAGAAGAAGGAACAATAGTAAAAAGAACAGGTAAAATTCTTGAAATCCCTGTTGGAATGGGACTTGTTGGAAGGGTTGTTGACGGAACAGGAAAACCTATAGACGGAAAAGGACCCATAGAAGATATAGCATACTACTCCCCTGTTGAAAAAATTGCTCCTGGGGTTGTTACAAGGAAATCTGTTCATGAGCCTCTCCAGACAGGTATCAAAGCTATTGACGCAATGATACCTATTGGAAGAGGACAGAGGGAGCTTATTATTGGTGACAGGGCTACAGGTAAAACAACCATTGCCATAGATACAATTCTTAACCAGAAAGGTGAAAACGTTTACTGTGTATATGTTGCAATAGGACAGAAGAGGGCTGTTGTTAGACAGATAGTTGAAACACTTCAGAAACACGGAGCTATGGAATACACAACTGTTGTTGCTGCTACAGCTTCAGACCCAGCAACAATGCAGTATATTGCTCCATTCGTTGGTTGTACAATTGCTGAGTACTTCAGAGATAACGGAATGCATGCTCTTATCATATATGACGACCTTACAAAACACGCTTATGCATACAGACAGCTTTCACTTCTTCTCAGAAGACCTCCAGGAAGGGAAGCTTATCCTGGTGATGTTTTCTATCTCCACTCAAGACTTCTTGAAAGGGCTGCTAAGCTGAATGATGACCTTGGAGCAGGTTCATTAACAGCTCTCCCAATCATTGAAACACAGGCAGGTGACGTTGCAGCATACATTCCAACAAACGTTATTTCTATTACAGACGGTCAGATTTTCCTTGAAACAGACCTTTTCCACAAAGGTGTAAGACCTGCTATTAACGTTGGTCTTTCAGTTTCAAGGGTTGGTGGTGCAGCTCAGATTAAAGCTATGAAACAGGTTGCTGGAACACTCAGACTTGAGCTTGCACAGTTCAGAGAGCTTGAAGCTTTCGTTCAGTTTGCTTCAGAGCTTGATAAAGCCACTCAGCAACAGATTGCCAGAGGTCAAAGACTTGTTGAGCTCCTTAAGCAGCCACCAAACAAACCAGTTCCAGTAGAAAAACAGGTAGCAATCATATACGCAGGAACAAAAGGATACCTTGATGATGTTCCAGTTAATGCAATACAGAAATTTGAACAGGAATTCTACACATTCCTTGACACAGAAAAACCAGAAGTCCTTGAAATGATTAAAGCAGAGAAAAAACTTACAGA
- the atpH gene encoding ATP synthase F1 subunit delta: MKVDKKVLKRVVKVLLNKLPKEETVLIKVADDLSLIQDLYRKDKTFRNLILNPQLPFEEKEKVINLLAEKASLNEHVVEALKYIVKINKGNILREISDQFSFEVEKFFATVKGEVITAYPIDEPLLEEIKKAVENKLGKKVEFEVKQDPSIIAGIIVKAGSYILDSSVKTYLRKLEQQLTSY, encoded by the coding sequence TTGAAGGTAGATAAAAAAGTATTAAAAAGAGTTGTTAAAGTTCTTCTAAATAAACTTCCTAAAGAGGAAACTGTCTTAATAAAAGTTGCTGATGACCTTTCACTGATACAGGATTTATATAGAAAAGATAAAACATTCAGAAATTTAATTTTAAATCCTCAACTACCTTTTGAAGAAAAAGAAAAAGTAATCAATCTCCTTGCAGAAAAAGCATCTCTGAATGAACATGTAGTAGAAGCCCTTAAATATATCGTTAAAATCAATAAAGGAAATATACTCAGGGAAATATCCGACCAGTTTTCCTTTGAGGTTGAAAAATTCTTTGCCACTGTAAAAGGAGAGGTAATAACAGCTTATCCTATAGATGAACCCCTACTGGAAGAAATTAAGAAAGCAGTAGAGAACAAATTAGGCAAAAAAGTTGAATTTGAAGTTAAGCAAGACCCCTCAATAATAGCAGGTATTATTGTAAAAGCAGGTAGTTATATCCTGGATTCTTCTGTTAAAACATATTTAAGAAAATTAGAACAACAATTAACATCTTACTAA
- a CDS encoding ATP synthase F0 subunit B: protein MRKIFLLNLMVVSLSVASGGDSSLMIWKTINTLILLAILAWVFKKWIAPALENRRQSVASIVQEAQKAQEESKKALEEAQAKLEDAKQKFEESLKIAEETAKKEREAALKEAEEIAQRIKEQAKETIMVEIKRGENELRRYAVQKAIEISEKIVKEKANPEVEKELILKTLKSIS, encoded by the coding sequence ATGAGAAAAATCTTTCTGCTAAACCTGATGGTAGTCTCTCTGTCTGTTGCCTCGGGAGGAGATAGCAGTTTAATGATATGGAAAACCATTAATACTCTTATCTTGCTTGCTATTCTCGCCTGGGTTTTCAAAAAATGGATAGCTCCTGCCCTTGAAAACAGAAGACAATCTGTAGCATCTATAGTTCAGGAAGCTCAGAAAGCCCAGGAAGAAAGTAAAAAAGCACTTGAAGAAGCTCAAGCAAAATTAGAAGATGCAAAACAGAAATTTGAGGAAAGTTTAAAAATAGCAGAAGAAACAGCCAAAAAAGAAAGGGAAGCAGCTCTAAAAGAAGCTGAAGAGATTGCTCAGAGAATAAAAGAACAAGCAAAAGAAACCATAATGGTAGAAATAAAAAGAGGAGAAAACGAGCTTAGAAGATATGCAGTTCAAAAAGCCATAGAAATTTCAGAAAAAATAGTAAAAGAAAAAGCCAATCCAGAAGTTGAGAAAGAATTAATCCTCAAAACACTTAAAAGCATATCCTGA
- a CDS encoding ATP synthase F0 subunit B, with protein MPEVHVIPDITLFVQLAIFLVFMFIMKKIYFDPYLEAFDEREKTVEQLLSEAEENKKKTEKILEEVDKILAQTREESKKIMEQYHKETTEMVNNILRKAQQEAEKEIEDAKKEVAMTVEIEKKTMDKIIEKIAEEISEKLLLKEKAA; from the coding sequence ATGCCTGAGGTTCATGTAATACCTGATATTACTCTGTTTGTGCAGCTTGCCATATTCCTTGTATTTATGTTTATTATGAAAAAAATCTACTTTGACCCTTACCTTGAAGCCTTTGACGAAAGGGAGAAAACAGTAGAGCAGCTTCTATCAGAAGCCGAAGAAAACAAGAAAAAAACAGAAAAAATCCTGGAAGAAGTTGACAAAATCCTTGCTCAAACCCGGGAAGAATCCAAAAAAATAATGGAGCAGTACCACAAAGAGACAACAGAAATGGTTAATAACATCCTGAGAAAAGCACAACAAGAGGCTGAAAAAGAAATAGAAGATGCCAAGAAAGAAGTTGCAATGACTGTGGAAATAGAAAAGAAAACAATGGACAAGATAATAGAAAAAATCGCAGAAGAAATATCAGAAAAATTACTTCTCAAGGAGAAAGCAGCATGA